The Microbulbifer hydrolyticus genome has a segment encoding these proteins:
- a CDS encoding GNAT family N-acetyltransferase, with translation MIDCSFHDYYYAQKLLVSGTNIEAISMKSPHQKYNCRWSSFDQLTTYELYEILRARQEVFAVEQECVYQDLDGKDLYAWHFTCWDSQQESPTLLAYLRLVPPGKKYAEPSIGRVLTRKSVRGTGIGKELMRLGIEHTLRQFPAAPIRISAQLYLKRFYEEFGFVQSTEEYDEDGIPHIEMLRRE, from the coding sequence ATGATCGACTGCAGCTTCCACGACTATTACTATGCGCAAAAATTATTAGTTTCCGGCACAAATATAGAAGCCATATCAATGAAGTCGCCACACCAAAAATACAACTGCCGCTGGTCGTCATTCGATCAGCTGACAACATACGAACTCTACGAGATTCTGCGTGCGCGCCAGGAGGTCTTCGCGGTCGAACAGGAATGTGTCTACCAGGACCTAGACGGCAAAGACTTGTATGCGTGGCATTTCACATGCTGGGATAGTCAACAGGAAAGTCCAACCCTCCTCGCCTACCTGCGCCTCGTACCGCCGGGAAAGAAATATGCCGAGCCTTCCATCGGCCGGGTGCTGACACGGAAAAGTGTACGAGGCACGGGAATTGGCAAAGAATTAATGCGCTTGGGTATTGAGCACACCTTACGCCAGTTCCCCGCGGCACCAATCCGCATTTCTGCGCAGCTCTACCTGAAACGCTTTTACGAGGAGTTTGGCTTTGTGCAAAGCACGGAAGAATACGATGAGGATGGGATACCGCATATTGAGATGTTGCGGAGGGAATAA
- a CDS encoding helix-turn-helix transcriptional regulator, producing MHDNIEHACDLLDCTDLSVGEIAFQLGYDDPLYFSRVFKRVIGLSPSSYRDSAYQ from the coding sequence ATGCACGATAATATTGAGCATGCTTGCGATTTACTGGATTGCACAGACTTGAGCGTGGGGGAGATTGCGTTTCAGCTAGGGTATGATGACCCGCTGTATTTCTCGCGAGTTTTCAAGCGGGTAATCGGGTTGTCACCTTCCAGTTATCGTGATTCAGCGTATCAATGA
- a CDS encoding 3-hydroxyacyl-CoA dehydrogenase NAD-binding domain-containing protein produces MSESIHGFIYHKDADGIVTITMDMDGPVNAMNAQYRQAMAEVLRKLTAERELTGVVLASAKKTFFAGGDLQELCAVPRGGEEAQFHTIEDDIKAPLRQLEKLPVPVVAAINGAALGGGLEICLACNHRIAQDHPGLVIGFPEVTLGLLPGAGGVVRTIHMLGLEKALPILMEGKRMKAAQALEAGMVDALVPSAEELVPAAKGWIKENPQAAVQPWDQRGHRIPGGDVWSPAITALLAVAPATNFQRTRGLLPAPERILAVAGDVMAVDFDTALRIESRGLAYLVTTPEAKNLISSQFFQLNRVKSGASRPRDIEPTAVTRVGILGAGMMGQGIAYASARAGIKVVLTDTSIAAAEKGRTYSARLMDKEIERGRATAAEKDAVLSRIRATNDYAVLNGCDLIVEAVFEDVALKAQVTRDTQKFLAAGGVFATNTSTLPITRLAEACDSPENYIGIHFFSPVEKMPLIEIICGEQTSDTTLAKAFDYARQIGKLPIVVNDSLGFFTSRVFGTYIDEGARLLVEGLDPVVIDAMGKQVGMPVGPLTVQDEVSQKLTCEVAETHRAMGVFGSLGDNSCNSAVAETLIKDHGRGGRHHGGGYYEYAEDGSKHIWPGLYTLYHNPEVQLPHQDIKDRLLFRQVVESLKCLQEGVLRSVADGNIGSLYGIGAPSWTGGFLQMVNTYEFGGETGLQAFIMRCEQLAETYGDRFSVPDVVYETLNAGKTFE; encoded by the coding sequence ATGAGCGAGAGTATTCACGGATTTATTTACCACAAAGATGCGGACGGCATCGTCACCATCACCATGGATATGGATGGGCCGGTCAATGCGATGAATGCGCAGTACCGTCAGGCCATGGCGGAGGTACTGCGCAAGTTGACCGCAGAGCGGGAGCTGACCGGTGTGGTGCTGGCTTCCGCGAAGAAAACGTTCTTTGCCGGTGGTGACCTGCAGGAACTGTGTGCCGTGCCGCGGGGCGGCGAGGAGGCCCAGTTCCACACCATCGAGGACGATATCAAGGCACCGCTGCGCCAACTGGAAAAGCTGCCGGTTCCGGTGGTGGCCGCGATCAATGGCGCGGCGCTGGGGGGCGGCCTGGAAATCTGCCTGGCCTGTAACCACCGTATTGCGCAGGATCATCCCGGCCTGGTCATCGGCTTTCCGGAAGTCACCCTCGGCCTGTTACCCGGCGCCGGTGGCGTGGTAAGGACCATCCACATGCTGGGTTTGGAAAAGGCACTGCCCATCCTCATGGAGGGCAAGCGCATGAAGGCAGCGCAGGCGCTGGAAGCCGGCATGGTAGATGCGCTGGTGCCGTCCGCTGAGGAACTGGTTCCGGCAGCCAAGGGCTGGATCAAGGAAAACCCGCAGGCGGCAGTGCAGCCGTGGGACCAGCGCGGGCACCGCATTCCCGGCGGTGACGTGTGGAGTCCGGCGATCACTGCGTTGCTGGCGGTTGCACCGGCGACCAATTTCCAGCGCACGCGGGGACTGTTGCCGGCGCCGGAGCGGATACTGGCGGTGGCCGGGGACGTGATGGCGGTGGACTTTGACACTGCGCTGCGCATCGAATCTCGTGGGCTGGCGTATCTGGTGACCACCCCCGAGGCAAAGAACCTGATCAGCAGCCAGTTCTTCCAGCTGAACCGGGTCAAGAGCGGTGCTAGCCGGCCGCGGGATATCGAGCCCACAGCGGTAACCAGGGTGGGAATTCTCGGTGCGGGCATGATGGGGCAGGGTATTGCCTACGCCTCGGCACGGGCCGGTATCAAGGTGGTGCTGACGGACACCAGTATTGCGGCGGCGGAAAAAGGCCGGACCTATAGTGCGCGCCTGATGGACAAGGAAATTGAGCGCGGACGTGCCACCGCTGCGGAAAAAGATGCCGTACTTTCCCGGATCCGTGCCACCAATGATTACGCAGTGCTGAATGGCTGCGACCTGATTGTGGAGGCGGTGTTCGAGGATGTCGCATTGAAGGCTCAGGTTACCCGCGATACGCAGAAGTTCCTTGCCGCAGGTGGCGTGTTTGCCACCAACACCTCGACGCTTCCCATCACTCGTCTGGCAGAAGCCTGCGATAGCCCAGAGAACTACATTGGTATTCACTTCTTTTCCCCCGTGGAGAAAATGCCACTGATAGAAATTATCTGTGGCGAACAGACCAGTGATACGACGCTCGCCAAGGCATTCGACTATGCGCGACAGATCGGCAAGCTGCCGATTGTGGTCAACGATTCTCTGGGTTTCTTCACTTCCCGTGTATTCGGTACATACATTGATGAGGGCGCGCGCCTGTTGGTGGAGGGGCTGGATCCGGTGGTAATCGATGCGATGGGCAAGCAGGTGGGTATGCCGGTAGGGCCACTCACCGTACAGGACGAAGTCAGCCAGAAACTGACCTGTGAAGTGGCCGAAACTCACCGCGCTATGGGAGTGTTCGGATCGCTGGGTGACAACAGCTGTAACTCGGCAGTGGCAGAGACCCTGATCAAGGATCACGGCCGCGGCGGGCGTCATCACGGCGGTGGGTATTACGAGTACGCAGAGGACGGCAGCAAACACATCTGGCCCGGGCTGTATACGCTATATCACAATCCTGAAGTGCAGTTGCCACACCAGGATATCAAAGATCGCCTTCTTTTCCGGCAGGTGGTCGAGAGCCTGAAATGTCTTCAGGAAGGCGTGCTGCGCTCCGTCGCTGACGGGAATATCGGATCCCTGTATGGCATTGGCGCTCCTTCGTGGACCGGCGGGTTTCTCCAGATGGTCAATACCTATGAATTTGGCGGTGAGACAGGATTGCAGGCATTCATTATGCGCTGCGAGCAATTGGCGGAAACCTACGGCGACCGGTTTTCGGTACCTGACGTCGTATACGAGACTCTTAACGCAGGCAAAACCTTCGAGTAA
- a CDS encoding acetyl-CoA C-acetyltransferase yields the protein MAQNTAYIYEAIRTPRGKGKRDGSLHEVKPVVLGANLLGEMQQRYDLDTSYVDDVVMGCVSPVGEQGGDIAKTMVQYAGWDESVAGVQLDRFCASGLEAVNLAAMKIASGWEELVVAGGVESMSRVPMGAAGGAWLNDPEVNIKTGAVPQGIGADTIATLEGWGREDVDAFALSSQQRAAHARDSGYFDRSVVPVKDLNGVTILERDEFIKPDSTMEVLGGLRPSFAKLGDMGFDQLMLRKYPQIPQINHVHTPGNSSGIVDGAAAVLIGSEQAGRDLGLVPRARVVAAAVLATDPTIMLIGPGPAAKKVLAKAGMTTADIDLFEINEAFASVALRFMRDLEISPEITNVNGGAIAMGHPLGATGAMLVGTMVDELERRNLKRGLVALCVGGGQGIATIIERV from the coding sequence ATGGCGCAAAATACTGCGTATATCTACGAGGCAATTCGGACACCCAGGGGCAAGGGCAAGCGAGACGGCTCTCTGCACGAGGTGAAGCCGGTGGTGTTGGGAGCAAACCTGCTGGGCGAAATGCAGCAGCGATACGACCTGGACACCAGTTACGTCGACGATGTGGTGATGGGCTGTGTCTCGCCGGTCGGCGAACAGGGCGGTGATATTGCCAAGACCATGGTGCAGTACGCCGGCTGGGACGAGAGTGTTGCCGGGGTTCAGCTTGACCGCTTCTGCGCGTCCGGTCTGGAAGCGGTCAACCTTGCGGCGATGAAAATCGCTTCGGGGTGGGAGGAGCTGGTGGTGGCTGGGGGTGTCGAGTCCATGTCGCGTGTGCCTATGGGCGCAGCCGGCGGTGCCTGGCTCAATGATCCCGAGGTCAATATCAAGACCGGCGCGGTACCCCAGGGTATCGGTGCCGACACCATCGCTACGCTGGAGGGCTGGGGTCGAGAAGACGTGGACGCTTTCGCGCTCTCTTCACAACAGCGTGCGGCCCATGCCCGCGACAGTGGTTATTTCGATCGCTCGGTGGTGCCGGTGAAAGACCTCAATGGTGTCACCATTCTCGAACGCGACGAATTCATCAAGCCGGACTCCACCATGGAAGTTCTGGGTGGTTTGCGGCCCTCTTTTGCAAAGCTCGGCGACATGGGCTTCGACCAGCTGATGCTGCGCAAGTACCCGCAGATTCCACAAATTAATCACGTGCACACCCCGGGCAATTCGTCCGGGATTGTCGATGGCGCAGCGGCTGTGTTGATCGGCTCGGAACAGGCGGGGCGCGACCTCGGGCTGGTGCCGCGGGCCAGGGTGGTGGCGGCCGCGGTGCTTGCAACCGACCCCACCATCATGCTGATTGGACCGGGTCCAGCGGCGAAAAAAGTGCTGGCCAAGGCCGGTATGACCACGGCCGATATCGACCTGTTTGAAATCAACGAAGCGTTTGCCTCAGTGGCATTGCGCTTTATGCGGGACCTTGAGATCTCTCCCGAAATTACCAACGTCAATGGTGGTGCCATCGCTATGGGCCATCCACTCGGCGCGACCGGCGCCATGCTGGTAGGCACCATGGTGGATGAGCTGGAGCGCCGCAATCTCAAGCGCGGACTGGTGGCCCTGTGTGTGGGTGGTGGTCAGGGGATCGCAACTATTATCGAGCGCGTTTAA
- the nhaC gene encoding Na+/H+ antiporter NhaC — MDQSKQHNLSALDAVLIGTVLLLVLGGAIGLFGSNSLAGATQVAMMMTGFLAALVGLKNGIHWDELESSIVRSTARTSGSIIIFLSIGALIGAMMLSGAVPTLLYVGMNLLSPQWFYPTCCLICAIVAMCIGSSWTTAATIGVALVGVAFGFSLSPAITAGAVVSGAYFGDKMSPLSETTNLAPAIAGSELFSHIRHMSWVSVPSFAAALVLFFVMSLSGGHDDNQQSHVGAFLAALEGAYDIAWYNLIPVILLLVLAVKRVPAYLAITSATIVATVFALLTQMPVIRHFMALRELEGATALGRAIWITLYDGFAIHTGHEQVDSLLSRGGMQSMVNMVWLVLASMMMTGVLERIGFIDLLMQALSRLISSTGSLIATTMGTSLGVNVLTGDQYLSIVLPGQMWKAEYRRRGLASKNLSRSLEDGGTITSPLIPWNACGVYMAGTLQVATLAYLPFCFFNLLNPLVALAYGFLGIRIARLDEHEKAAIAANRNSESSTLGQEKALAGN; from the coding sequence ATGGATCAATCGAAGCAGCACAACCTCAGTGCGCTCGACGCGGTTTTAATTGGAACGGTTTTACTGCTGGTTTTGGGAGGGGCCATCGGCCTGTTTGGCAGCAACTCCCTGGCTGGGGCCACTCAGGTGGCGATGATGATGACCGGGTTTCTCGCCGCGCTGGTCGGCCTGAAAAACGGGATCCACTGGGACGAACTGGAATCGTCCATTGTCCGCTCCACCGCCCGCACCAGCGGCTCCATTATTATTTTTCTATCCATTGGTGCGCTGATCGGTGCCATGATGCTCTCCGGAGCCGTGCCCACCCTGCTCTATGTGGGCATGAATCTACTCTCCCCTCAGTGGTTTTACCCTACCTGTTGCCTTATCTGCGCCATTGTCGCCATGTGTATCGGCAGCTCCTGGACGACCGCCGCCACCATTGGTGTCGCGCTGGTAGGTGTGGCGTTTGGCTTCTCACTATCGCCGGCAATCACCGCGGGAGCGGTAGTCAGCGGCGCTTACTTCGGCGACAAAATGTCGCCCCTGTCTGAGACCACCAACCTGGCCCCGGCCATTGCCGGTAGCGAGCTGTTCTCGCATATCCGCCATATGAGCTGGGTGTCGGTTCCGAGCTTTGCCGCCGCCCTTGTACTGTTTTTTGTCATGAGCCTGAGCGGCGGCCACGATGACAACCAGCAAAGCCATGTCGGCGCTTTCCTGGCGGCGCTCGAGGGAGCCTATGACATTGCCTGGTACAACCTCATTCCGGTAATCCTGCTACTGGTGCTGGCAGTAAAGAGAGTGCCGGCATATCTGGCTATTACCAGCGCAACGATCGTGGCGACGGTCTTCGCCCTGCTGACACAAATGCCCGTCATCAGGCATTTCATGGCGTTGCGCGAGCTTGAAGGTGCAACTGCGCTTGGACGCGCTATCTGGATCACCCTGTACGACGGCTTTGCCATCCATACCGGCCACGAGCAGGTAGACAGCCTGCTTTCCCGCGGTGGCATGCAATCCATGGTGAATATGGTCTGGCTGGTACTGGCATCAATGATGATGACCGGTGTGCTGGAGCGGATTGGTTTTATTGACCTGCTGATGCAGGCACTGTCACGTCTGATTTCTTCCACCGGCTCACTGATCGCCACCACCATGGGTACCAGCCTGGGCGTGAATGTGTTGACGGGCGACCAGTATCTTTCGATCGTGCTGCCCGGTCAGATGTGGAAGGCGGAGTACCGCAGGCGCGGGCTGGCCAGCAAGAACCTGTCGCGCAGCCTGGAAGACGGCGGTACGATTACCTCCCCGCTGATCCCCTGGAACGCCTGCGGCGTGTATATGGCAGGCACCCTGCAGGTGGCCACGCTGGCCTACCTGCCGTTCTGCTTTTTCAACCTGCTCAACCCGCTGGTGGCACTCGCCTATGGCTTCCTGGGTATTCGCATTGCGCGACTCGACGAGCATGAAAAAGCCGCTATCGCAGCCAACAGGAATTCGGAGAGCTCTACGCTGGGACAAGAAAAAGCGCTTGCCGGCAACTAA
- a CDS encoding pyridoxal phosphate-dependent aminotransferase, translated as MKYSDVTRRIAGEGSSAWDIHFRAQERVAAGEDVVILSVGDPDFATPAPIVETACAELRAGATHYADHRGEPELQQVLAARHSARVGVATEPEQVVVVAGAQCGLYVAAQCLLNPGDEIIVPEPMYVTYEAFLQATGARVVNVPLQPEQHFNLDPAAIAAKVTDRTRAILINSPHNPTGAAVDADTWRVLAELCQQHDLWLITDEVYADLMFEGEHFHPAQLPGMRERTVTVSSLSKSHAMTGWRLGWVIGPREFARHAGNLTLCMLYGSPAFVQRAAVTALTSELPELEAMHQVYRRRRDLMVARVASMPGIRCHTPAGGMFMMLDIRALGVSAETFAARLLDEFGVSVLVGEAFGPSARGHVRASFCVSEEELEKACTRLEACARAFLAE; from the coding sequence ATGAAGTATTCAGACGTAACCCGGCGCATTGCCGGCGAGGGCTCCAGTGCCTGGGACATTCACTTCCGTGCCCAGGAGCGGGTGGCTGCGGGCGAGGATGTCGTAATTTTGTCGGTGGGTGACCCGGATTTCGCGACCCCGGCACCGATTGTGGAAACCGCCTGCGCCGAGTTGCGCGCCGGTGCCACCCACTATGCGGATCACCGCGGCGAGCCGGAACTGCAACAGGTGCTGGCCGCTCGCCACAGTGCCAGGGTCGGTGTGGCCACCGAACCAGAGCAGGTGGTGGTGGTGGCAGGCGCGCAGTGCGGGTTGTATGTGGCGGCGCAGTGCCTGCTTAATCCCGGCGATGAGATCATTGTGCCGGAGCCCATGTATGTCACTTACGAGGCGTTCCTGCAGGCCACCGGGGCCCGTGTGGTGAATGTGCCATTGCAGCCCGAGCAGCACTTCAATCTCGACCCTGCCGCGATTGCGGCAAAGGTCACCGACCGCACCCGTGCCATCCTGATCAATAGCCCCCATAACCCTACCGGTGCTGCCGTGGATGCAGACACCTGGCGTGTGCTGGCGGAACTGTGCCAACAGCATGACCTGTGGTTGATCACCGATGAGGTCTACGCAGACCTGATGTTTGAAGGCGAGCACTTTCACCCGGCGCAGCTGCCGGGTATGCGGGAGCGTACGGTGACAGTTTCCAGCCTGTCCAAGTCCCATGCGATGACCGGCTGGCGGCTGGGGTGGGTAATTGGCCCGCGCGAGTTTGCCCGCCATGCCGGGAACCTTACCCTGTGCATGCTTTACGGCAGCCCTGCGTTTGTACAACGTGCAGCGGTGACCGCGCTCACGTCGGAGCTACCCGAACTGGAAGCCATGCATCAGGTGTATCGGCGCCGGAGGGATCTGATGGTCGCGCGCGTTGCGTCCATGCCCGGCATTCGCTGCCACACGCCTGCCGGCGGTATGTTCATGATGCTGGATATCCGCGCGCTGGGTGTGAGTGCAGAAACCTTCGCTGCGCGCCTGTTAGACGAATTCGGGGTATCGGTACTGGTGGGCGAGGCCTTCGGACCCAGTGCGCGGGGGCATGTGCGGGCGAGCTTCTGTGTCAGTGAAGAAGAACTGGAAAAAGCCTGCACACGCCTCGAAGCCTGTGCGCGGGCTTTTCTAGCGGAGTAG
- a CDS encoding 5-guanidino-2-oxopentanoate decarboxylase has translation MAVTAGVALVKLLQNYGVDTVFGIPGVHTLELYRGLPETDIRHVLTRHEQGAGFMADGYARVTGKPGVCFLITGPGLTNAATAIGQAYSDSVPMLVITSVNETHTLGKGRGRLHETKDQRAITAPLTAFSATARTPEDLPDLIARAFAVFNSQRRRPVHIEVPMDVLAAPVARDWSGEVALSARRPAPCADDIERAAALLAAAKRPLIIAGGGAVNAASELQALAEAAQVPLFTTVAGKGILPAAHPLSGGATLCTPAGWELVEQADLVLAIGTELADTDMWRDTLPITGDIVRIDIDSDKMNDLYPAALPIVADSHQAVSLLLAAWGDRAPVTHSDWLARLQQLPAQVQHGHAALQQQHQQVLDCIAEVLPEDALVATDMTQIAYTGNYVFPRNRPRQWLHPTGYGTLGYGLPAGIGAKIAAPAQPALVIAGDGGFLYTVQELATAVEEVDTALVVLIYNNASLGQIRDDMLERNIEPVGVLPRNPDFIGLARAFGCQVYQPGSLQGLAGDLQQAFAFSGVSFIEVDAERLFI, from the coding sequence ATGGCGGTAACCGCGGGTGTGGCACTGGTAAAACTGCTGCAGAACTATGGTGTAGACACAGTTTTTGGTATCCCCGGGGTGCATACCCTGGAGCTTTATCGGGGCTTGCCGGAGACTGATATCCGCCATGTGCTGACGCGTCACGAGCAGGGCGCTGGTTTCATGGCCGATGGCTATGCGCGGGTTACCGGCAAGCCCGGTGTGTGTTTTCTGATCACCGGGCCCGGGCTTACCAATGCCGCCACCGCCATCGGCCAGGCCTATTCCGATTCGGTGCCGATGCTGGTGATCACCAGCGTCAATGAAACCCATACACTGGGCAAGGGCCGTGGGCGCTTGCATGAAACCAAAGACCAGCGCGCGATCACCGCACCGCTTACCGCCTTCAGTGCCACCGCGCGCACGCCCGAAGACCTCCCCGACCTGATCGCACGCGCTTTTGCCGTGTTCAACAGCCAGCGCCGGCGCCCGGTGCATATCGAAGTGCCGATGGATGTACTGGCTGCGCCGGTGGCCCGCGACTGGAGCGGTGAAGTGGCGCTCAGTGCGCGGCGTCCGGCGCCCTGTGCCGACGATATCGAGCGCGCGGCGGCGCTGCTGGCCGCGGCAAAGCGGCCGCTGATCATTGCCGGCGGCGGTGCGGTAAATGCTGCAAGCGAGCTGCAGGCGCTTGCAGAGGCGGCGCAGGTGCCGCTATTCACCACCGTTGCTGGCAAGGGTATTTTGCCGGCAGCGCACCCGCTGTCAGGCGGTGCGACCCTGTGCACTCCGGCCGGTTGGGAACTGGTGGAGCAGGCTGACCTGGTACTGGCCATCGGTACCGAGTTGGCCGATACAGATATGTGGCGCGACACGCTGCCGATCACCGGCGACATTGTTCGCATCGATATCGATAGCGACAAAATGAATGATCTCTATCCGGCCGCATTGCCGATCGTGGCAGATAGCCATCAGGCGGTGAGCCTGCTGCTGGCTGCTTGGGGCGACCGCGCGCCGGTCACCCACAGCGACTGGCTGGCGCGGCTCCAGCAGCTGCCGGCGCAGGTGCAGCACGGGCATGCGGCACTGCAGCAACAGCACCAGCAGGTGCTCGACTGTATTGCCGAAGTGCTGCCAGAAGACGCGCTGGTGGCAACGGATATGACCCAGATTGCCTATACCGGAAATTATGTATTCCCCAGAAACCGGCCGCGCCAGTGGTTGCACCCCACCGGGTACGGGACTCTGGGTTACGGACTGCCCGCGGGCATCGGTGCCAAAATTGCCGCGCCGGCGCAGCCTGCACTGGTCATCGCCGGGGACGGCGGCTTTCTGTATACCGTGCAGGAGCTGGCTACGGCGGTGGAGGAGGTCGACACCGCGCTGGTGGTCTTGATCTACAACAATGCAAGCCTGGGACAGATCCGCGACGATATGCTGGAGCGCAATATCGAGCCGGTGGGTGTGTTGCCGCGCAACCCGGATTTTATTGGACTCGCGCGCGCGTTTGGCTGCCAGGTTTATCAGCCCGGGTCGCTGCAGGGGCTGGCCGGTGATCTGCAGCAGGCGTTCGCGTTCTCCGGTGTGAGCTTTATTGAGGTCGACGCCGAAAGGCTGTTCATCTGA
- a CDS encoding Ig-like domain-containing protein: MMRFHIPMIAIIFLLCSACGSGGDGSSGDADSDSTGISTYVDIREPINGSGSYSTIQPSLEISGTAFTSPGNVDCKNVFPTKLKLTWSNRSTGQTGTGGIGSFCQSTFLGLQWGSQWTITYGTIDLQLGENDIRITVTDNIGNSGTAHLSVTRNQDLVAPVIISTAPETNADDFPIYGNLQVKFSEGMLPNSLTSSRFTLQNTDTGTFVEGHVGYEKNYNKGVYSYLWNFSPYTDLNYSTIYRATINGQVEDAFGGNIMGQDFSWTFATAKNPDITPPQVARVSPTPDSSCVPPTTVLVAEFDEALDTRNINTDSFSLTDETGAAIEAATRHEGSGIFLEPQFPLLSDTGYEATLAASITDLAGNPLGQEFRWGFRTLAELGVGTWSQTSSENVPFARRGHTATWTGTEMIVLGGYGWLPSAGQFVVTNTGGSYHPTTNSWTPTNTKGATPFSEHTAVFTGSEIILWGGNTDTGARYAPDTDSWLPTSTVDAPTPRKQHLAIWTGSEMIVWGGVGISGNALDSGGRYDPSSDRWTPIASLNAPSARVGMAYVWTGDELLIWGGQDPSGTYLSNGYRYNPAIDTWTPLANATTSIHGTASAIWTGKEMLLWDGGLPATLDSNDFPTNIPTLQAYDPLGDSWRSSENLCEPYLGNQGLQLHWTGSQLFAWINNTRGGYLYDPTNDTWQPVEVLGGPASRSDATSIWAGDRFILWGGQEPGGLQDTGFVFQ, from the coding sequence ATGATGAGGTTCCACATACCGATGATTGCCATCATTTTTCTACTGTGCAGCGCTTGTGGCAGTGGTGGTGATGGAAGTTCAGGCGATGCCGATTCCGACTCAACGGGTATTTCAACTTACGTAGACATCCGTGAGCCCATCAACGGTAGCGGGAGCTACAGCACCATCCAGCCATCGCTAGAAATCTCTGGTACCGCCTTCACCTCACCTGGCAACGTCGATTGCAAGAACGTATTTCCGACCAAACTTAAACTCACCTGGTCCAATCGTTCCACAGGCCAGACTGGCACCGGTGGTATCGGGTCGTTCTGTCAGAGCACTTTTCTCGGCCTGCAGTGGGGCTCCCAGTGGACCATCACCTACGGCACTATCGACCTGCAACTCGGCGAAAACGACATCCGTATTACTGTCACTGACAATATCGGCAATAGCGGAACCGCCCACCTGTCCGTTACACGTAACCAAGACCTCGTAGCCCCGGTAATCATCAGTACTGCGCCCGAAACCAATGCAGATGACTTCCCTATTTACGGCAACCTCCAGGTCAAGTTCAGCGAAGGCATGCTTCCAAACAGCCTGACCAGCAGCCGTTTCACACTGCAGAACACTGACACTGGTACTTTTGTCGAAGGGCACGTTGGTTACGAAAAGAACTACAACAAGGGCGTATACAGCTATCTCTGGAATTTCTCCCCCTATACAGACCTGAACTATTCAACCATTTACCGCGCCACCATCAATGGCCAGGTGGAGGATGCCTTCGGTGGCAACATCATGGGACAAGACTTCAGCTGGACCTTCGCGACAGCCAAAAACCCCGATATCACCCCGCCACAGGTCGCCCGGGTCAGCCCCACACCTGACTCCAGCTGCGTGCCGCCAACGACCGTGCTGGTTGCTGAGTTTGACGAAGCCCTCGACACCCGGAACATCAATACTGATAGTTTTAGCCTGACAGATGAGACGGGAGCCGCAATAGAAGCAGCGACACGCCATGAGGGCAGCGGCATTTTCCTAGAGCCCCAGTTCCCACTGCTAAGCGATACCGGTTATGAAGCGACACTTGCGGCCAGCATAACCGATCTAGCCGGCAACCCGCTGGGGCAGGAGTTTCGCTGGGGCTTCAGGACTCTCGCCGAGCTCGGTGTGGGCACATGGAGCCAAACTTCCAGCGAAAATGTGCCCTTTGCACGACGCGGCCACACCGCAACTTGGACTGGCACAGAAATGATCGTTCTGGGTGGCTACGGTTGGCTACCTAGTGCCGGCCAGTTTGTAGTGACAAATACCGGAGGGAGTTACCACCCCACAACCAACTCCTGGACGCCGACAAACACCAAAGGGGCTACTCCATTCAGTGAGCACACTGCGGTATTCACTGGAAGTGAGATCATTCTCTGGGGAGGCAACACCGATACCGGCGCCCGCTACGCACCGGATACCGATTCCTGGCTGCCCACCAGCACTGTTGACGCGCCGACACCACGCAAGCAGCACTTGGCAATCTGGACCGGTAGCGAAATGATTGTCTGGGGCGGTGTGGGCATCTCCGGTAACGCGTTAGATAGCGGCGGACGCTACGATCCCAGCAGTGATCGCTGGACGCCCATAGCAAGCCTCAATGCGCCCTCTGCACGGGTCGGTATGGCCTATGTCTGGACCGGGGACGAACTGCTGATCTGGGGTGGACAGGACCCATCCGGAACCTATCTGAGTAATGGCTACCGATACAACCCGGCTATCGACACCTGGACACCACTGGCAAATGCCACAACCAGTATTCACGGCACTGCCTCGGCCATCTGGACCGGCAAGGAAATGCTGTTGTGGGATGGCGGCCTGCCGGCGACACTGGATAGCAACGACTTCCCCACCAATATTCCCACCCTGCAAGCATACGACCCCCTTGGCGATAGCTGGCGCAGCTCGGAGAACTTATGTGAACCCTATCTTGGCAACCAGGGGCTACAGCTGCACTGGACCGGTTCACAGCTGTTTGCGTGGATCAACAATACTCGCGGAGGCTATCTCTACGACCCGACCAACGACACTTGGCAACCGGTTGAAGTACTCGGCGGCCCCGCATCCCGAAGCGACGCTACCTCAATATGGGCCGGCGACCGATTTATCCTGTGGGGTGGACAGGAACCAGGGGGACTGCAGGATACCGGCTTTGTTTTTCAATAA